Genomic window (bacterium BMS3Abin02):
GGACTGGCGGCGGCCGCAGCGCCGGGGGTGGTCGATCCCGGATTGATCATCGTCAAGTTCGGGGGCCCCGCACTCGGCGTGGTCGGTGGGCTGGTTCTGCTGGCCTGGACGATCGGGAGTGAAGTCGACCAGCCGGCCTTGTTCCTCGTAATGCCGACACAGGCGCTGCGATCATTCGATGTTCGGCTCTCCCGATCGCTCGGGGTGACGTTGGGCCCCCTTGTTGCCGCACTCGTGGCCATGTTCACGGACACTCGAGACCTGTTCGGGGTGATCAGCTTCCTCATCAGCGTCCTCACTCCGATCCTCGCGGTGTTCCTCGCCGACTACTTCGTCGTCCGCCGACGCGCGTACCTTTCGCGTGATCTGTATCGGACCCGTGGCGCCTATCGCGGCGTCAACGTCGCGGCAGTGCCGGCGATCGTTCTCGGGTTCCTCGCTTTTCAGTGGGCCAGTCCGGTTGGTGCGCACTGGTGGGTCGATGGGGTCCTCTCGGTGCTCCCGGGAGCACCGTTGGCGCAGTTCGGCATTCCGGCGGTGGCCACGTCCTTCCTGGCCGCCTTCCTCACGTATGTCGCTCTCGGTCACTTCACCGTCAGGCAGGCGGCATACGTCTCCAAGATGCGGATCTAGTGCCCGTCGACCCCCCTGTTCTGCGAACCCAGGGCTCGTAGATGCGCTGGGCGCATCCCTGAGCCCTGGGTTCGGGGGAACGGGAGGGTCGCGCTACGAGATGTGTGCCGCTCCCACCAGCAAAGGCAAGGACCCGTCAGGTTGCGGCAGAGCGTTGGCCGGCCTCCGCGATCCAAGCTTCGACGCGTGATTCCGGCACGTTGAGTTGTTTCGCCAGGACGGCAGGGTCGGCTTGTGCAAGAGCTTGCAGCGTGGTGATTCCCTGCTGACGGAGCCGGGATGCGAAAGCGTCGCCGACCCCCTTGATCACGGTGAGGTCATCGGCCTCGGGCGTAGGATCGACCCGGAACGTCGGGGGTTCAGGTTCGCGAGGGAGTGCAAGGGAGATCAGACGGTCCCGCATGAGCCACACGGCCGCCCCCAGACCGGCGAGAAAACCGGTCAGCTTCATCAGTCGCTTCATACGGTAGAGCTTACTCGGTTCTGGGTCCCTGATACGGGGACCCGGAAGAGCCGCCGGTCGGCTCTTGCCGGATGCCGGCTACTTGTCGCCTTTGTAGCACGTCCAGTGGGACCATCCCCCTGCGTAGTACTTGAGCCACGCGGCGACGGCGGTGTTGGCGTACGGGTCGAAGATGTCGGCCCTGCCCCAGCCGGCCGCTACGGCGCGTTCGGCCCAGTACCGGGGAAGCTGCTGAAACAAGCCGGACGCCTTGGTGGAATCGTTCACGGCATTTGGATCCAGCGTCGATTCGCACTTCGCGATGGCGAGGGCCGTGTCGACGTCTTGCGGTTTGAAGAACAGCGCGATGATGCTCCGAACCTCCTCGGACGACATGTATTCTTTGGTCTTGGCGGAGGGGGCACGTGCCTGCGGTGGTGTCGCCGTGGCGGGAGTCGTGGTGGTCGGCAGCGGCGGTGGAGGGGTCACGTACCGCTGGGCTCGGAGCGAGTTCAGCAGATCGTTCTCCCGCGAATCCTGGGAGGGGATCTCTTCTGTGGATGTCGATCGCATCCCGGCGGCCAGGGCGCGCGCCAGCACCTGGCCTGTCGCCGCTCCGCGGACGGCCAGAGTCGTCGTAGTTGTGGTGATTAGCTTGGGCGCCTGCTGTGGAGAGAAAGCGGCGAAGCCGGCCACTGCCAGCGTTGCCACCGTCAACCACAACACGACTGCCACGAGACGCGGCACACGCATCGGAAATACTCTGCCTCTCAGCGCTAGGGGCCCAACGCAGGCCCACAGGAAGGCTAGGGGGATCGGGTCGGTACGTGCAACCCGGATGGGACCATAAACTGGCAAGGACGTGTCTGCCGGGCCCCCCCTTCGGCTGAGGGTGTGATGGAATGTCAAGTCTGGACGGTCATTCGCTGTTCCAACGGATCCTGGGGAAAGCACTGGCCAGGAATACTCCTTTGTCGGCCCATGGCGGGATGCTCCGTGCCGGAATCAGCGTCCGAGGCACCGTCAAGCGGGTTTGGTCATCGAGGTGGCGATGGTGTGTGGTCTTGGCCAGGCGCGGATTCAGCCGCCTTCTGCACCAGTCGGTCTGCACCAGCGCTCGCCATAACCGTGTAAACAGTCACACTGACGAACGTGGCGCCTATGAGCCGCACAGCGAATTCGGGCACAGAACGAAACTCACCGCTGAACAGCACGGCCATCCCAGAGGTTGCACCTGCGACGAATGTCAGAATTCGCCACCACATCGGAATCGCAGAAGGCCCCGGCTTGCCGGCGACAGGTCGGTGTGACGGTTCGAGTATGTCGGCAGTATTGTATGTCATCGGGTCACGGCTCTCGGGACTGTCATTCACCACTTCGCACCTCACCTATCTATCCGCCGTACATGGTGCCACGCCCACACGCATGGACGTTCGCGAGCCCACGCTGCAATGTACCGTGGCGGACCTCGCTTGATGCGTCGTTGTCTTCCCGCAATCGCCAAGCGGTCGGCAAGCAGCCACCAAGCACA
Coding sequences:
- a CDS encoding transglycosylase SLT domain protein; amino-acid sequence: MRVPRLVAVVLWLTVATLAVAGFAAFSPQQAPKLITTTTTTLAVRGAATGQVLARALAAGMRSTSTEEIPSQDSRENDLLNSLRAQRYVTPPPPLPTTTTPATATPPQARAPSAKTKEYMSSEEVRSIIALFFKPQDVDTALAIAKCESTLDPNAVNDSTKASGLFQQLPRYWAERAVAAGWGRADIFDPYANTAVAAWLKYYAGGWSHWTCYKGDK